A section of the Rhizobium sp. Pop5 genome encodes:
- a CDS encoding glycoside hydrolase family 26 protein, translating into MKTLTKKHLSTVAMALLLLSVADLPGRSEMQYAGIVPNPAASVRTITDKRPVVHADGIKFGAYDPNGDFGAQANVATEHLFLPWEDVDLETLRVADAYALARGRNLLITVEPWSWDVNWRLSSNELRRKVLRGDYDVNMRAIAQMISQLKSPVVLRWGQEMEDKSGQFSWSGWNPQDYIAAYQRMMDIVREEAPGTELMWSPKGEPGLDAYYPGDKYVDVVGLSVFGLERYDELAYNKHRTFSEALKQGYDLVAGYGKPIWVAELGYQGGDAYMKPWIETATLKQSAFPNLQEVVYFNDRDVHAWPFNLGRPDWRVVESLAAN; encoded by the coding sequence ATGAAGACGCTGACAAAAAAACACCTCTCGACCGTCGCGATGGCCCTGTTGTTGCTGTCAGTCGCGGATCTGCCGGGCCGAAGCGAAATGCAATATGCCGGCATTGTCCCGAACCCGGCGGCGAGCGTACGCACGATCACCGATAAACGCCCCGTCGTTCATGCCGACGGCATCAAGTTCGGCGCCTACGATCCGAACGGCGATTTCGGTGCGCAGGCGAATGTCGCGACGGAACACCTGTTCCTGCCCTGGGAGGACGTTGATTTGGAAACGCTGCGCGTCGCCGATGCCTACGCGCTGGCGAGAGGCCGCAATCTGCTGATCACGGTGGAACCCTGGTCGTGGGACGTCAATTGGCGGCTGAGCTCCAACGAGCTTCGCCGAAAGGTCCTGCGCGGCGACTACGATGTCAACATGCGTGCGATCGCCCAGATGATATCCCAGCTGAAAAGCCCGGTGGTCCTCCGCTGGGGACAGGAGATGGAGGACAAATCAGGGCAGTTCTCATGGTCCGGCTGGAACCCGCAGGACTACATCGCGGCCTACCAGCGGATGATGGACATCGTCCGCGAGGAAGCGCCCGGGACGGAGCTCATGTGGTCGCCGAAGGGGGAACCCGGCCTCGACGCCTACTATCCCGGCGACAAATATGTCGATGTTGTCGGGCTCTCGGTCTTCGGTCTGGAGCGCTACGACGAGCTTGCCTACAACAAGCACCGGACATTCTCCGAGGCGCTGAAGCAGGGCTATGATCTCGTCGCCGGCTACGGAAAGCCCATCTGGGTGGCGGAACTCGGCTATCAGGGCGGCGATGCCTACATGAAGCCCTGGATCGAAACCGCTACGCTGAAGCAGAGCGCTTTTCCGAATCTGCAGGAGGTGGTCTATTTCAACGACCGGGACGTGCATGCCTGGCCGTTTAACCTCGGCCGGCCGGATTGGCGCGTGGTCGAAAGCCTGGCCGCCAACTGA
- a CDS encoding dihydrodipicolinate synthase family protein produces the protein MTTINLPLDGKIVPYTLTSTPIELRKREAKSFPRIAFAAAHVVADPLANNDPWLTPAIDWDRTLAFRHRLWDLGLGVAEAMDTAQRGMGLGWSEARDLIRRALSEAAGRRDALIACGAGTDHLTPGPDVTIDTIIKAYEEQIETVEAAGGRIILMASRALAITAKGPDDYVRVYDRILRQVKEPVIIHWLGEMFDPALEGYWGNGDHLKAMDTCLDVIEANATKVDGIKISLLSKEKEVTMRRQLPKSVRMYTGDDFNYAELIAGDEEGHSDALLGIFDAIAPAASAALEALGRKSNREFFDLLEPTVPLSRHIFKAPTRFYKTGVVFLAYLNGLQDHFIMVGGQQSTRSLAHLAELFRLADKARVLTDPELAATRMKQVLAVHGVH, from the coding sequence GTGACCACGATCAATCTTCCCCTCGACGGCAAGATCGTTCCCTACACGCTGACCAGCACGCCGATCGAACTTAGAAAACGGGAGGCCAAGAGCTTCCCGCGCATCGCCTTTGCTGCCGCGCATGTGGTCGCCGATCCGCTCGCCAACAATGATCCATGGCTGACGCCGGCGATCGACTGGGATCGCACGCTCGCCTTCCGCCACCGGCTCTGGGATCTCGGCCTCGGCGTTGCCGAAGCAATGGATACCGCACAACGTGGCATGGGTCTCGGCTGGTCTGAAGCCCGCGACCTCATCCGCCGCGCACTTAGCGAAGCCGCCGGCCGCCGGGATGCGCTGATTGCCTGCGGCGCCGGCACCGACCATCTGACGCCCGGCCCCGACGTCACCATCGACACGATTATCAAAGCCTATGAGGAGCAGATCGAAACGGTGGAGGCCGCTGGCGGACGCATCATCCTGATGGCGAGCCGCGCGCTCGCCATCACGGCAAAAGGGCCGGACGACTATGTCAGGGTCTATGACCGCATCCTCCGCCAGGTCAAGGAACCCGTCATCATCCACTGGCTCGGCGAAATGTTCGATCCGGCGCTGGAAGGCTACTGGGGCAATGGCGATCATCTGAAGGCGATGGACACCTGCCTTGATGTGATTGAAGCCAATGCTACCAAGGTCGACGGCATCAAGATCTCGCTTCTTTCCAAGGAGAAGGAAGTGACCATGCGCCGGCAATTGCCGAAGAGTGTGCGCATGTATACCGGCGACGACTTCAACTATGCCGAACTGATAGCCGGCGATGAAGAGGGCCATTCCGACGCGCTGCTCGGCATTTTCGATGCGATCGCGCCGGCAGCGTCCGCCGCACTGGAGGCGCTCGGCCGCAAGAGCAACCGCGAATTCTTCGATCTGCTCGAGCCAACTGTGCCGCTGTCGCGCCACATCTTCAAGGCGCCGACGCGCTTCTACAAGACCGGCGTCGTCTTCCTTGCCTATCTCAACGGCCTGCAGGACCATTTCATCATGGTCGGCGGCCAGCAGAGCACGCGCTCGCTGGCGCATCTGGCCGAACTCTTCCGGCTGGCCGACAAGGCGCGGGTTCTCACCGATCCGGAACTTGCGGCGACGCGCATGAAACAGGTGCTTGCCGTCCACGGCGTCCACTGA
- a CDS encoding sugar phosphate isomerase/epimerase: MQVEGLSINLATIREQCGFAEAVDICLKHGITSIAPWRDQVAKAGLDEAVRIVKSNGIKLTGLCRGGFFPAANDADWQKNLDDNRRAIDEAAAFSADCLVLVVGGLPGGSKDIAAARQMVFDGIAAVLPHAQAAGVKLAIEPLHPMYAADRACVNTLGQALDMCNELGEDVGVAIDVYHVWWDPDLASQIARAGRMNRIFAHHICDWLVPTKDMLLDRGMMGDGLIDLKGIRRMIEAAGFFGAQEVEIFSAENWWKRPADEVIATCVERFRSCCQA; encoded by the coding sequence ATGCAGGTCGAAGGACTTTCGATCAATCTCGCGACGATCCGCGAGCAATGCGGCTTTGCCGAGGCCGTCGATATCTGCCTGAAGCACGGCATCACTTCGATCGCACCCTGGCGCGACCAGGTTGCTAAGGCCGGCCTCGACGAGGCGGTGCGAATCGTCAAATCGAACGGCATCAAGCTGACCGGGCTCTGCCGCGGCGGCTTCTTCCCGGCGGCAAACGATGCCGATTGGCAAAAGAATCTCGATGACAACAGGCGCGCTATCGATGAGGCGGCGGCGTTTTCCGCCGATTGCCTAGTGCTCGTCGTCGGCGGCCTGCCGGGCGGTTCGAAGGATATCGCTGCTGCCCGGCAGATGGTGTTCGACGGCATCGCCGCCGTTTTGCCGCATGCGCAGGCCGCAGGCGTGAAGCTCGCCATCGAGCCGCTGCACCCGATGTATGCCGCCGACCGTGCCTGTGTGAACACGCTCGGCCAGGCGCTCGACATGTGCAATGAACTCGGCGAAGACGTCGGCGTTGCGATCGACGTCTACCATGTCTGGTGGGATCCCGATCTCGCCAGTCAGATTGCCCGCGCCGGGCGCATGAACCGCATCTTCGCCCATCACATCTGCGACTGGCTGGTGCCGACCAAGGACATGCTGCTTGACCGCGGCATGATGGGCGATGGCCTCATCGACCTCAAGGGCATAAGACGGATGATCGAAGCCGCCGGTTTCTTCGGCGCGCAGGAGGTGGAGATCTTTTCGGCCGAAAACTGGTGGAAGCGGCCCGCCGACGAGGTGATAGCCACCTGCGTCGAACGCTTCCGAAGCTGTTGCCAGGCCTGA
- a CDS encoding DUF2264 domain-containing protein, translating into MTYDPASANPLAGNPLETRADMSRALLALFDPLLSCFSQGNARVRLNGAAAHFDRAAADLEGFARPLWGLAPLGAGGGDFPYWHRFAEGLANGTDPAHPEYWGTVNGRDQRMVELAALGFALALVPEKIWEPLDQRARGNIVAYLKHARQFDYADNNWKFFRIFVDIALDRLGADFDRSLTWQYLEELEGFYIGDGWYRDGNVRRVDHYIPFAMHFYGLIYSKLVDDDYAKRYRERAILFARDFRHWFAADGATIPFGRSLTYRFACAGFWSALAFADVEALPWGEIKHLCLQHLRWWKDKPIADRDGVLSIGFGYPNLLMSESYNSAGSPYWALKAFLPLALAGDHPFWTADEKTPEPAPEIVPQRHPGMVMMRAGGDVVALSSGQENLQMRFGTEKYAKFAYSTRYGFSVESDERAFALAAFDSMLAFSDDGLHYRVRETNQEARLAGDVLHSKWTPFPDVDVETWLLPAAPWHIRLHRIRTDRPLRIAEGGFAISRRDFELDTLSASEGAAYAIGEADFTGILDLGSSVKRSGLAQKAQPNTNVIVAKTIVPQLRGQIPVGETILVTAVLALDDPAAVSSAWTQPPKAPDLAALEGLVREKGVTVSAIEAPGQMP; encoded by the coding sequence ATGACCTATGATCCCGCCAGCGCCAACCCGCTTGCCGGCAATCCTTTGGAAACCCGCGCCGATATGAGCCGAGCCTTGCTCGCGCTCTTCGATCCGCTGCTGTCCTGTTTCTCGCAAGGCAATGCCCGCGTCAGGCTCAATGGCGCCGCCGCCCATTTCGACCGGGCGGCCGCCGATCTCGAAGGCTTCGCCCGCCCGCTCTGGGGATTGGCGCCGCTCGGCGCCGGCGGAGGAGACTTTCCCTATTGGCATCGTTTTGCCGAAGGCCTCGCAAACGGTACCGATCCTGCCCATCCCGAATATTGGGGAACGGTCAATGGCCGCGACCAACGCATGGTCGAGCTTGCCGCCTTGGGCTTTGCCCTGGCGCTGGTGCCGGAAAAGATCTGGGAGCCGCTCGATCAGCGCGCCCGCGGCAATATCGTCGCCTACCTCAAGCATGCCAGGCAATTCGACTATGCCGACAACAACTGGAAATTCTTCCGCATCTTCGTCGATATCGCGCTCGACCGCCTCGGCGCCGATTTCGATCGCAGCCTGACGTGGCAATATCTGGAGGAGCTCGAAGGTTTCTATATCGGCGACGGCTGGTATCGCGACGGAAACGTGCGCCGCGTCGACCACTACATTCCCTTCGCCATGCATTTCTACGGCCTCATCTATTCGAAGCTCGTCGATGACGATTATGCCAAGCGCTACCGCGAGCGCGCCATCCTCTTCGCCCGGGACTTCCGCCATTGGTTTGCGGCCGACGGGGCCACGATCCCCTTCGGCCGCAGTCTGACCTATCGTTTTGCCTGCGCGGGCTTCTGGTCGGCGCTTGCCTTCGCCGATGTCGAGGCCTTGCCCTGGGGCGAGATCAAGCATCTCTGCCTGCAGCATCTGCGCTGGTGGAAGGACAAGCCGATCGCCGATCGCGACGGCGTGTTGTCGATCGGCTTCGGCTATCCGAACCTGCTGATGTCGGAGAGCTACAATTCCGCCGGCTCGCCCTACTGGGCTCTCAAGGCTTTCCTGCCGCTCGCGCTCGCCGGGGACCATCCTTTTTGGACCGCCGACGAAAAGACGCCGGAGCCGGCACCTGAGATCGTGCCCCAGCGTCATCCCGGCATGGTGATGATGCGGGCAGGCGGTGACGTCGTGGCGCTATCCTCCGGCCAGGAAAACCTGCAGATGCGATTCGGCACGGAAAAATACGCGAAGTTCGCCTATTCCACGCGCTACGGCTTCAGTGTCGAATCCGATGAACGCGCCTTTGCGCTTGCCGCCTTCGATTCGATGCTCGCTTTCAGCGATGACGGCCTGCACTACCGCGTACGCGAAACGAACCAGGAAGCCCGGCTCGCCGGCGATGTGCTTCATTCGAAATGGACGCCTTTCCCCGATGTCGACGTCGAAACCTGGCTCTTGCCCGCCGCCCCCTGGCATATCCGCCTCCACCGGATCAGGACGGACCGGCCGCTACGGATTGCCGAAGGCGGCTTTGCCATCTCCCGTCGGGATTTCGAGCTGGATACGCTGTCGGCTTCGGAAGGGGCAGCCTACGCGATCGGCGAGGCCGATTTCACCGGTATTCTCGACCTCGGCTCGTCGGTCAAACGCTCGGGCCTTGCCCAGAAGGCCCAGCCCAACACCAATGTGATCGTGGCGAAGACCATTGTGCCGCAACTGCGTGGTCAGATTCCGGTCGGCGAGACCATCCTGGTGACAGCGGTGCTGGCGCTCGATGATCCCGCTGCCGTCTCGTCCGCCTGGACTCAGCCGCCGAAAGCGCCGGACCTTGCGGCGCTGGAAGGTCTGGTGAGAGAAAAGGGCGTGACCGTCAGCGCCATCGAAGCGCCGGGACAGATGCCATGA
- a CDS encoding DUF995 domain-containing protein translates to MSIGSRLYGAALALSLCLPVVAHGAEAAGKAAPTPLSAYELYRMYGDRTWTWGTGGGHFFAEGRRFVAWTNDKGKQSFAEGRWVVDDFGQLCMRATWTNAEGAGRASTCFGHQKIGKVIYQRRQPDGNWYVFRHATARDDDEFRKLIPVDTVSAKALELKQVLLSQEVAR, encoded by the coding sequence ATGAGTATCGGATCGAGATTATATGGAGCGGCCCTCGCACTCAGCCTATGCTTGCCTGTGGTGGCACACGGCGCCGAGGCGGCGGGGAAGGCGGCGCCGACGCCGCTCAGCGCCTATGAGCTCTATCGGATGTATGGCGACAGGACCTGGACCTGGGGCACCGGCGGCGGTCATTTCTTCGCTGAAGGCCGGCGGTTCGTCGCCTGGACCAACGACAAGGGCAAGCAGTCCTTTGCCGAAGGCAGATGGGTGGTCGATGATTTCGGCCAGCTCTGCATGCGCGCCACCTGGACGAATGCAGAGGGTGCAGGCCGCGCCAGCACCTGCTTCGGCCACCAGAAGATCGGCAAGGTCATCTATCAGCGGCGCCAGCCGGACGGCAATTGGTACGTGTTTCGCCATGCGACGGCGCGGGATGATGATGAATTTCGCAAGCTCATTCCTGTGGATACCGTGAGCGCGAAGGCGCTCGAACTGAAGCAGGTCCTGCTGAGCCAGGAAGTAGCCCGATAA
- a CDS encoding Gfo/Idh/MocA family protein has protein sequence MEKRRFALIGTGNRGTTMWGKDLLAGWREHVDLTAIVEKNSLRGERARNMIGSNAPLYENIDSMLAEQKPDLVIVCTPDHTHDDIVVRALESGIDVITEKPMTTSVEKIRRILDAEKRTGRRVDVSFNYRYAPTAAKIKELLNASEIGRVTSVDFHWYLNTKHGADYFRRWHAYAENSGSLFVHKATHHFDLLNWYLDSDPEAVTSFADLQNYGRKGPFRGPRCKLCPHAQECDYYLDLEADPFLDSLYEDPSKIDGYFRDGCVFREDIDIPDTMVVSLRYRNNVHVSYSLNTFQPIEGHHLAFNGTKGRIEIRQYEAQPWEEPKQDTILLIRNFPNGKEAVERIVVPHFTGGHYGGDDRMRNMIFKPDMEDRLAQRAGTRAGAMSVLCGIAALTSSRTGKVVDIAELMPELANDGSPNSLRTR, from the coding sequence ATGGAGAAACGCCGTTTTGCCCTGATCGGCACCGGGAACCGCGGCACGACCATGTGGGGCAAGGACCTGCTTGCCGGCTGGCGCGAGCATGTCGACCTGACGGCGATCGTCGAGAAGAATTCGCTGCGCGGCGAGCGCGCGCGCAACATGATCGGCAGCAATGCTCCGCTCTATGAAAACATCGATTCCATGCTCGCCGAACAGAAGCCGGATCTGGTCATCGTCTGCACGCCCGACCATACCCATGACGATATCGTCGTGCGGGCGCTGGAGTCCGGCATCGACGTCATCACCGAAAAGCCGATGACCACCTCGGTCGAGAAGATTCGCCGGATTCTGGACGCTGAAAAGCGCACCGGCCGTCGGGTCGACGTCTCCTTCAACTATCGTTATGCGCCGACGGCCGCAAAGATCAAGGAGTTGCTCAATGCCAGCGAGATCGGCCGGGTCACCTCCGTCGACTTTCACTGGTACTTGAACACCAAGCATGGCGCCGACTATTTCCGCCGCTGGCATGCCTATGCGGAAAATTCCGGTAGCCTGTTCGTCCACAAGGCGACCCACCATTTCGATCTGCTGAACTGGTATCTCGACAGCGATCCCGAGGCCGTCACCTCCTTCGCTGATCTCCAGAACTATGGCCGCAAAGGCCCGTTCCGTGGGCCTCGCTGCAAGCTCTGTCCGCATGCGCAGGAATGCGACTACTATCTCGATCTCGAAGCCGATCCCTTCCTCGATTCGCTTTACGAGGACCCTTCGAAGATTGACGGCTATTTCCGGGACGGCTGCGTTTTCCGCGAAGACATCGATATTCCCGATACGATGGTCGTTTCCCTCCGCTACCGCAACAACGTCCATGTCTCCTATTCGCTGAACACGTTCCAGCCGATCGAAGGCCATCACCTGGCCTTCAACGGAACGAAGGGCCGCATCGAAATCCGCCAATATGAGGCCCAGCCCTGGGAAGAGCCGAAGCAGGATACGATCCTGCTCATCCGCAATTTCCCGAACGGCAAAGAGGCCGTGGAGCGCATCGTCGTGCCGCATTTCACCGGCGGCCATTACGGCGGCGACGACCGGATGCGCAACATGATCTTCAAGCCGGATATGGAAGACCGGCTCGCCCAACGCGCCGGCACGCGGGCGGGCGCCATGTCCGTGCTCTGCGGCATTGCCGCGCTGACAAGCTCGCGCACCGGCAAGGTGGTCGACATCGCCGAGCTGATGCCCGAGCTTGCCAATGACGGTTCGCCGAATTCGCTGAGGACGCGCTGA
- a CDS encoding LacI family DNA-binding transcriptional regulator, translated as MSDQKTRRPRQADIATLAGVSVSTVSRVLANEPGISETVRRQILKVAAEHGYPVKAATETVAGGLALIASDGVTGGLSIFYEAIVEGLRAGAADAGMPFDIRLVREDRTTPEAVRDYMQAAGAEGLFLVGIDPNEPLRDWLAESTTPTVLVNGTDPRMHFDGVSPANFFGAYEATSRLLKAGHRRILHLTGSHRHTIRERIRGFEAAIAAVPGAEGRLVPMVFQGNASREAHERTTAALAEDAGFTAAFCMNDFIAVGVLEAVIEAGLRVPEDFAIVGFDDLPCALMTNPRLSTMRVDRATLGREAISLMLTRFRNRTAAARHICQAVVPVAGGTVANTEKP; from the coding sequence ATGAGCGATCAGAAAACCAGACGGCCGCGGCAGGCCGACATAGCCACCCTGGCCGGCGTCTCCGTCTCCACGGTTTCGCGCGTGCTGGCGAATGAACCGGGCATCAGCGAGACTGTCCGCCGTCAGATATTGAAGGTGGCGGCCGAGCACGGCTATCCGGTCAAAGCCGCTACTGAAACCGTTGCCGGCGGGCTGGCGCTGATTGCCAGCGACGGCGTCACGGGCGGGCTCAGCATCTTCTACGAAGCGATCGTCGAAGGCCTGCGCGCAGGGGCCGCCGATGCGGGCATGCCCTTCGATATCCGGCTGGTCCGTGAGGATCGCACGACGCCGGAAGCCGTGCGCGACTATATGCAGGCCGCGGGCGCCGAGGGTCTTTTCCTTGTCGGCATCGATCCCAACGAGCCGCTGCGTGACTGGCTGGCGGAAAGCACGACGCCGACCGTTCTCGTCAACGGCACCGATCCCAGGATGCACTTCGACGGCGTTTCGCCGGCCAATTTCTTCGGCGCTTACGAGGCGACCAGCCGGCTCCTGAAAGCCGGTCATCGCCGCATCCTGCACCTCACCGGCTCCCATCGCCACACGATCCGCGAGCGCATACGCGGTTTCGAGGCTGCGATCGCCGCGGTGCCAGGTGCTGAGGGCCGTCTCGTGCCCATGGTCTTCCAGGGGAACGCCAGCCGCGAGGCGCATGAACGCACGACCGCTGCACTCGCTGAGGATGCCGGCTTTACAGCCGCCTTCTGCATGAATGATTTCATCGCCGTCGGCGTGCTCGAGGCTGTCATCGAGGCTGGTCTGCGCGTACCGGAGGATTTCGCGATCGTCGGCTTCGACGATCTGCCCTGCGCGCTGATGACCAATCCGCGGCTTTCCACCATGCGCGTCGATCGCGCTACGCTCGGGCGCGAGGCCATTTCACTGATGCTGACCCGCTTCCGCAACAGAACGGCAGCGGCCCGCCACATCTGCCAGGCGGTCGTCCCCGTTGCGGGAGGAACCGTTGCAAATACTGAAAAACCTTGA
- a CDS encoding hydroxyacid dehydrogenase, protein MSRPAIVLAMEPSRTEHVLPDEVLRRLNTIGRLLDPEPLQRLDDGRARRLLSEAEVLITGWGAPYVGPELPAAAPRLRLIVHAAGTVKGIIDEAIFETATIAVSHSAEANAVPVAEFTLAAILFAGKRAFRFRDLYVADRNRDRTYPMQREAIGNYGRTVGIVGASRIGRRVIELLKPFDYRLLLFDPMLDAAEAAGLGAEKVDLDELMQRADIVSLHAPSLPSTRHMIDARRLSLMKDGATLINTARGILIDEAALLLKLKTGRIDAVIDVTDPEIPEVGSAFYDLPNVFLTPHIAGAIGLERARLGEMAADEVERFVAGRPLLYQIHRENLENIA, encoded by the coding sequence ATGAGCCGTCCGGCCATCGTCCTTGCCATGGAACCATCGCGTACGGAGCATGTCCTGCCCGACGAGGTCCTGCGCCGGCTCAACACCATCGGCCGCCTGCTGGACCCCGAACCGCTGCAGCGCCTCGACGATGGGCGGGCAAGACGCCTGCTCTCCGAAGCCGAAGTCCTGATCACCGGCTGGGGCGCCCCCTATGTTGGACCCGAGCTTCCCGCTGCCGCGCCGCGGCTTCGCCTCATCGTGCACGCAGCCGGCACGGTGAAGGGCATCATCGACGAAGCCATCTTCGAAACCGCCACCATTGCGGTCAGCCATTCGGCCGAGGCCAATGCCGTGCCGGTTGCCGAATTCACGCTTGCCGCAATCCTCTTCGCCGGCAAACGCGCCTTCCGTTTCCGCGATCTCTATGTCGCCGACCGCAACCGCGATCGGACCTATCCGATGCAGCGCGAAGCAATCGGGAATTATGGCCGCACCGTCGGCATCGTCGGCGCCTCGCGCATCGGCAGGCGGGTGATCGAACTGTTGAAACCCTTCGACTACCGGCTGCTGCTGTTCGATCCCATGCTCGATGCCGCCGAGGCAGCCGGACTGGGAGCGGAAAAGGTCGATCTCGACGAGTTGATGCAAAGGGCGGATATCGTTTCGCTGCATGCGCCGTCGCTGCCGTCGACGCGGCACATGATCGATGCGCGAAGGCTATCGCTGATGAAGGACGGGGCAACGCTCATCAACACGGCACGCGGCATTCTCATCGATGAGGCCGCCCTGCTTTTGAAGCTGAAGACCGGCCGCATCGACGCGGTCATCGATGTGACCGATCCGGAAATTCCTGAAGTGGGTTCGGCCTTCTACGATCTGCCGAACGTCTTCCTGACGCCGCATATCGCTGGTGCCATCGGCCTGGAACGGGCCCGTCTCGGCGAGATGGCGGCAGATGAGGTCGAGCGCTTTGTGGCCGGCCGGCCGCTGCTCTACCAGATCCATCGGGAGAATCTCGAAAACATCGCCTGA
- a CDS encoding ABC transporter substrate-binding protein, giving the protein MQVNRRSFLMGSAGVAAGLAFGAGSAVPAFAEDTQLRAMWWGSNDRAKRTLDVAKLYQSKTPGVTVVGESLSGDGYWTKLATQMAGRAIADVFQLEPSTISDYSKRGACLPLDEFVPATLKVQSFGADMLKLTTVDSKLYGIGLGLNSFAMFFDTVFFEKAGLPLPTTDLTWDEYAKLAVELTKAGGKEGFAGGPYAARYAYVFDAWLRQRGKSLYQGGTLGFTADDAKEWFSYWEDLRKKGGTVAADVQTLDQNTIDTNCLALGKSAIGMAYSNQMIGYQLIIKNKIGITTLPREKKGGPSGHYYRPALTWSVGATTKNGEAAAKFIDFFVNDVEAGKILGVERGVPMSPTVREAILPQLNPTEQETVKYVNLLKDQVGEYPAPAPMGSTQFDQRVLRPLCDELAFERVSPADAATRLIEEGKATIKG; this is encoded by the coding sequence ATGCAGGTCAATCGCCGTTCATTCCTGATGGGTTCTGCCGGGGTAGCAGCCGGGCTCGCCTTCGGCGCGGGAAGCGCCGTTCCGGCCTTTGCCGAAGACACGCAGCTCCGGGCCATGTGGTGGGGCTCCAACGACCGCGCCAAACGCACGCTCGATGTCGCCAAGCTCTACCAGTCGAAAACACCCGGCGTGACCGTGGTCGGGGAATCGCTCTCCGGCGACGGTTACTGGACGAAACTCGCAACCCAGATGGCCGGCCGCGCCATCGCAGACGTCTTCCAGCTGGAGCCAAGCACGATCTCGGACTATTCGAAACGCGGCGCCTGCCTGCCGCTCGACGAATTCGTGCCCGCGACGCTGAAGGTCCAGTCCTTCGGCGCCGACATGCTGAAGCTCACCACCGTCGACAGCAAGCTCTACGGCATCGGGCTCGGCCTCAACTCATTCGCGATGTTCTTCGACACCGTCTTCTTCGAAAAAGCCGGCTTGCCGCTGCCGACAACCGACCTCACCTGGGATGAATATGCCAAGCTTGCCGTCGAACTGACGAAGGCCGGGGGCAAGGAGGGCTTTGCCGGCGGGCCCTATGCGGCGCGCTATGCTTACGTCTTCGATGCCTGGCTGCGCCAGCGCGGCAAGAGCCTCTACCAAGGCGGCACCCTCGGCTTTACCGCCGACGACGCCAAGGAATGGTTCAGCTATTGGGAGGACCTGCGCAAGAAGGGCGGCACGGTCGCCGCAGACGTGCAGACGCTCGACCAGAATACGATCGACACCAATTGCCTGGCGCTCGGCAAGTCGGCGATCGGCATGGCCTATTCCAACCAGATGATCGGCTATCAGTTGATCATCAAGAACAAGATCGGCATCACCACGCTGCCGCGCGAGAAGAAGGGTGGGCCGTCGGGCCATTATTACCGTCCCGCGCTGACCTGGAGCGTCGGTGCCACGACAAAGAATGGCGAAGCGGCCGCCAAGTTCATCGACTTCTTCGTCAACGACGTCGAGGCCGGCAAGATCCTTGGCGTCGAGCGCGGCGTGCCGATGTCGCCGACGGTGCGCGAAGCCATTCTGCCGCAGCTCAACCCGACCGAGCAGGAGACGGTCAAATACGTCAATCTTCTCAAGGATCAGGTTGGCGAATACCCGGCGCCGGCGCCGATGGGGTCGACGCAGTTCGACCAGCGCGTGCTGCGCCCGCTCTGCGACGAGCTCGCCTTCGAGCGGGTCTCACCCGCCGATGCGGCAACCCGGCTCATCGAAGAGGGTAAAGCAACGATCAAGGGATGA